A single region of the Flavobacteriales bacterium genome encodes:
- a CDS encoding lamin tail domain-containing protein translates to MKKMFAIVLAFTTFSFSSYAYEGYASKGYLGDFGQETVLCQINAQENQVSIADAMNMASNSNSDCSELFFSGYNEPGSGSKFVVVYNPTGNSISLSGYKITKFVNGDDFNEGVDYALSGTIASYGVHQVGNGSSGTNIGGGASWNGDDAIALYNGTTMIDLIGEVGYDPGSSWSSGGVSTANKTLRRKSTVKKGVTTNPTTFNPSLEWEVVSLSDVDQHTSDCESSLPACATDTTFTFSDCDSTQFNGVYYTANTTITDTLTNAAGCDSLIYNQIIVHPSYAVSESENGVDSLIFNGTTYYADTTVVDTLASIFGCDSVISTSIEVYISPNPCTELFITEYLEGYSSNRAIEIYNPTASAISLANYSLRKYDGSNTTPNSTIYSSWSTASIPAYGTYTVAHNSAFNTTKNLADATTTNSVLSFSGNDAIGLFKGNALVDIVGSVGTTTNFAQNKTLVRKNNVQLGKLTYDASDWYSLSVNNIDSLGMHNSVCEPPSCDVDTTLTFSDCDSTQFNGVYYLTNTTILDTFPLGGGCDSIVINEIIVHPSYTITDSKSGSDSVIVHGTTYFTDTTAVDTLSSFLGCDSVVTTSVTVILPAPDCSEIFISEYAEKGNTKAIELYNPTSSAIDLNDYVLKKHNSGSQSNTNSLNLKGTINAHDVYLISYNQAPSAVQAVSDTVTSSSAMTFNGNDPVGIYKNNILVDIVGEIGNSSDHIEDVTLQRKSAIKIGSLTYSVGDWNSLGANFTDSLGNHTSECATAVSPCATVDTTLTVVSCESYIYGSTTFMNDTIYVDSLLSIAGCDSVVTLNLTINTGSSDTMNVSTCDATYSFGGMNITTAGMYADTNSNVNGCDSIEVLNIVFNTGSSDTMNISTCDASYSFGGMNITTAGMYADTNSNVNGCDSIEVLNIVFNTGSSDTMNISTCDASYSFGGMNITTSGMYADTNSNING, encoded by the coding sequence ATGAAAAAGATGTTTGCCATTGTGTTGGCGTTCACCACGTTTAGTTTCTCCTCCTATGCATACGAAGGATATGCAAGCAAGGGTTATTTAGGAGATTTTGGGCAAGAGACAGTTTTATGTCAAATAAATGCCCAGGAGAATCAAGTCTCTATTGCTGATGCAATGAATATGGCTTCAAATTCAAACTCTGATTGTTCAGAGTTGTTTTTTTCGGGTTATAATGAACCAGGAAGTGGTTCTAAATTTGTTGTGGTGTATAACCCAACAGGGAACTCAATCAGCCTTTCGGGTTATAAAATCACCAAATTTGTAAATGGTGATGACTTTAATGAAGGAGTTGATTATGCACTCTCTGGAACGATAGCCTCTTATGGAGTTCACCAAGTAGGAAACGGAAGTTCTGGTACCAATATTGGTGGTGGAGCATCTTGGAATGGTGATGATGCTATTGCTTTGTATAATGGGACAACCATGATTGACTTAATAGGAGAAGTAGGGTATGACCCAGGAAGTTCTTGGTCTTCAGGGGGAGTATCAACGGCTAATAAAACACTAAGACGAAAAAGTACGGTCAAAAAAGGTGTTACTACCAATCCAACAACATTTAATCCATCTCTTGAATGGGAAGTCGTGAGTCTTTCGGATGTAGATCAACATACCTCAGACTGTGAATCATCTTTGCCAGCATGTGCTACAGATACGACATTTACTTTTTCTGATTGTGATAGTACTCAGTTTAACGGAGTGTATTATACAGCGAATACAACTATTACTGATACTTTAACAAACGCTGCGGGTTGTGATAGTTTGATTTATAATCAAATCATTGTTCACCCGAGTTATGCTGTCTCGGAATCTGAAAACGGAGTAGATTCTTTAATATTTAATGGAACTACTTATTATGCAGATACGACTGTTGTAGATACTCTGGCTTCCATTTTTGGTTGTGATAGTGTTATTTCTACGAGTATTGAAGTTTATATATCACCAAATCCTTGTACAGAACTGTTTATTACAGAATATCTAGAAGGTTATTCAAGTAACCGTGCTATTGAAATATATAATCCAACTGCTTCAGCAATTTCTTTAGCAAATTATTCATTAAGAAAATATGATGGTAGTAATACCACACCCAATAGTACAATTTATTCGTCTTGGTCAACCGCTTCAATTCCTGCTTATGGAACTTATACGGTTGCACATAATTCAGCATTTAACACTACAAAAAACTTAGCCGACGCAACAACAACTAATTCAGTTCTTTCATTCTCAGGAAATGATGCTATTGGTTTGTTCAAAGGAAATGCATTAGTGGATATCGTAGGTTCAGTGGGAACTACAACGAATTTTGCTCAAAATAAAACGTTGGTTAGAAAAAATAATGTACAGCTAGGTAAGCTAACTTATGATGCTAGTGATTGGTATTCTCTTTCAGTAAACAATATCGATAGTTTAGGAATGCATAACTCAGTTTGTGAGCCACCAAGCTGTGATGTGGATACAACCCTAACTTTCTCAGATTGTGATTCTACGCAATTTAACGGTGTGTATTACCTTACGAATACTACCATTTTGGATACTTTCCCACTTGGGGGAGGTTGCGATAGTATCGTAATTAATGAAATTATTGTTCACCCAAGTTATACAATTACGGATTCAAAAAGTGGAAGTGATTCGGTAATCGTACACGGAACAACCTATTTTACAGATACCACAGCAGTAGATACACTATCGAGTTTCTTGGGATGTGATTCTGTGGTGACAACAAGTGTTACCGTTATTTTACCTGCTCCAGATTGTTCAGAAATCTTTATCTCTGAATATGCAGAAAAAGGAAATACGAAAGCCATTGAGCTTTATAATCCAACTTCTTCTGCGATTGATTTGAATGATTATGTATTAAAAAAGCATAATTCTGGTTCGCAATCGAATACCAATTCTTTAAATCTTAAGGGAACCATTAACGCTCATGATGTTTATCTGATTAGTTATAACCAAGCTCCTTCGGCTGTACAAGCTGTTTCTGACACCGTTACATCAAGCTCAGCGATGACCTTTAATGGAAATGATCCTGTCGGAATCTATAAAAATAATATCCTTGTAGATATTGTTGGAGAAATTGGAAATTCATCTGATCATATCGAGGATGTAACTTTGCAGCGTAAATCAGCTATAAAAATTGGTTCGCTAACTTATTCTGTGGGAGATTGGAATAGTTTAGGAGCGAATTTTACCGATTCTTTAGGAAATCATACTTCAGAGTGTGCCACTGCAGTTAGCCCTTGTGCTACAGTAGATACAACACTAACAGTTGTTTCTTGTGAGTCGTATATATATGGTTCTACTACTTTTATGAATGATACCATATATGTTGATTCATTACTTTCTATAGCAGGTTGTGATTCTGTGGTAACTTTAAATTTAACAATAAACACCGGATCATCAGATACGATGAATGTTTCTACTTGTGATGCTACTTATAGCTTCGGTGGAATGAATATCACTACGGCAGGAATGTACGCTGATACAAATTCAAATGTAAACGGATGTGATTCAATAGAAGTTCTAAACATTGTGTTTAACACCGGATCATCAGATACGATGAATATATCTACTTGTGATGCTTCTTATAGTTTCGGTGGAATGAATATCACTACGGCAGGAATGTATGCTGATACAAATTCAAATGTAAACGGATGTGATTCTATCGAAGTATTGAA
- a CDS encoding M28 family metallopeptidase: protein MNIVHYFLLLFCFQILQLNAQNIKQAKEDLKVLCSKEMNGRGYSFDGVQKAEFFLSSRIKNMGLTVQKHAFELDANVFESKVKLSIDGKCQVAGKDFIVNASSPSLKGKYYLKKIEIQQGKSEVVRQIQKLKSSEIAIFDQEEINSSPHKNDIQEILRALPWVQDIKPAGVILYNQSKLTFSSSTKQALRPLFYTTKNISKNKKAKINLHAKLLKDYPTNNILVEIPGKNTDSTYLITAHYDHIGNLGKKVYFPGANDNASGVVFLLNLMEHFSKNKPKYSLKFILFSGEEIGLLGSHALVEDQIIDLNSVKFLLNFDIFGTGDEGVQIVNSSLYKKEYQLFKEINKEKQLIPAIKERGYACNSDHCAFEKEGVKTFFFYTLGGIRAYHDIYDKSETLPLTEFEDLHKLVVSFIERN, encoded by the coding sequence ATGAATATCGTTCACTATTTTCTACTTTTATTTTGCTTCCAAATACTTCAGTTGAATGCTCAAAATATTAAACAAGCTAAAGAAGATCTTAAAGTTCTTTGTTCAAAGGAAATGAACGGTAGAGGGTATTCTTTTGATGGTGTTCAAAAAGCTGAATTCTTCCTTAGTTCAAGAATTAAAAATATGGGATTGACTGTTCAAAAACATGCATTTGAACTTGATGCCAATGTGTTTGAGTCGAAAGTAAAGTTATCAATAGACGGGAAATGTCAAGTTGCAGGTAAGGATTTTATAGTAAATGCCTCGTCTCCTTCTCTAAAAGGGAAATATTATTTAAAAAAAATTGAGATCCAACAAGGGAAATCTGAGGTCGTTCGCCAAATTCAAAAATTGAAATCAAGCGAGATTGCTATTTTCGATCAAGAAGAAATTAACAGTAGTCCTCATAAAAATGATATTCAAGAAATTCTAAGAGCATTACCTTGGGTTCAAGACATAAAACCCGCTGGAGTGATTCTCTATAATCAATCAAAGCTTACTTTTTCGAGCAGTACAAAACAAGCACTGAGACCGCTTTTTTATACCACAAAAAATATTTCTAAGAATAAAAAAGCAAAAATAAATTTACACGCTAAATTGCTTAAAGATTATCCTACCAATAATATTCTTGTAGAAATTCCAGGAAAAAATACAGACAGTACGTACCTCATTACGGCACACTATGATCATATTGGAAACTTAGGGAAAAAAGTTTATTTCCCTGGTGCCAATGATAATGCTAGTGGTGTTGTTTTTCTATTAAATTTAATGGAGCATTTCTCTAAAAATAAACCTAAATATTCCCTTAAATTCATTCTCTTTTCGGGAGAAGAAATCGGACTTTTAGGTTCTCATGCTTTAGTTGAAGATCAAATTATTGATTTAAACTCGGTAAAATTCTTACTTAATTTTGATATTTTCGGTACAGGAGATGAAGGCGTACAAATTGTCAATTCATCTTTATATAAAAAAGAATATCAACTATTTAAAGAAATCAATAAAGAAAAACAACTAATACCTGCTATAAAAGAAAGAGGCTATGCTTGTAATTCTGATCATTGTGCTTTTGAAAAAGAAGGAGTTAAAACATTTTTCTTTTACACCCTAGGCGGGATAAGAGCCTATCATGATATTTACGATAAATCTGAAACACTACCTCTCACGGAGTTCGAAGATTTACACAAATTAGTAGTCAGTTTTATCGAACGAAATTAA
- the scpA gene encoding methylmalonyl-CoA mutase, with protein MKKDFSQIPYQTQESKSFKKEESWESPEEITYQNAYDKEDEEGLSHIDFVAGIAPNLRGPYSTMYVRRPWTIRQYAGFSTAEESNAFYKRNLAAGQKGLSVAFDLATHRGYDSDHDRVVGDVGKAGVAIDSILDMKILFDGIPLDKMSVSMTMNGAVLPILAFYIVAAEEQGVPQEKLSGTIQNDILKEFMVRNTYIYPPKHSMKIIADIFEYTSQNMPKFNSISISGYHMQEAGATADIELAYTLADGLEYVKTGIAAGMDIDSFAPRLSFFWAIGMNHFMEIAKMRAARMLWAKLMSQFKPKNPKSMSLRTHCQTSGWSLTEQDPFNNVGRTLFEAMAASFGGTQSLHTNALDEAIALPTDFSARIARNTQIFIQKETETCRTVDPWGGSYFVENLTKEIADKAWKLIQEIEELGGMSKAIETGLPKMRIEEAAAKKQARIDSGKDIIVGVNAYRLEKETAIDTLEVDNTAVRIAQIERLTKLRAERNEKEVQDALNKLSESAKTGDGNLLALSVDAARKRASLGEISDALEKHFGRFKAVTRSIKGVYMKEAKGDEYFQKALQLSDEFAEIDGRRPRIMVAKMGQDGHDRGAKVISTAFADLGFDVDIGPLFQTPQEAAKQAVENDVHILGVSSLAAGHKTLVPKVIEELENLGREDIMVIAGGVIPPQDYEYLYEAGVAGVFGPGTVIAKAAIEILQILIDANK; from the coding sequence ATGAAAAAAGATTTTAGCCAAATACCTTATCAAACTCAAGAATCAAAATCTTTCAAAAAGGAAGAATCTTGGGAAAGTCCCGAAGAAATCACCTATCAAAACGCCTATGATAAAGAGGATGAAGAAGGTCTTTCTCATATTGATTTTGTGGCAGGAATTGCTCCAAATCTTAGAGGACCCTATTCAACTATGTATGTGAGAAGACCTTGGACGATTAGGCAATATGCAGGTTTTTCAACCGCAGAAGAATCCAACGCATTTTATAAAAGAAACCTAGCAGCAGGTCAAAAAGGACTTTCGGTAGCCTTTGATTTAGCCACACACAGAGGATATGATAGTGATCACGATAGAGTGGTGGGTGATGTAGGAAAAGCAGGTGTAGCCATCGATTCCATTTTGGATATGAAAATTCTTTTTGATGGAATTCCTTTGGATAAGATGTCTGTTTCAATGACTATGAATGGAGCCGTTTTACCTATTTTGGCATTTTATATTGTTGCGGCAGAAGAACAAGGCGTACCTCAAGAAAAACTCAGTGGTACTATTCAGAATGACATTTTGAAGGAGTTTATGGTGAGAAATACCTATATCTATCCTCCAAAGCATTCTATGAAAATCATTGCAGATATTTTTGAATATACTTCTCAAAATATGCCGAAATTTAATTCTATTTCTATTTCGGGATATCACATGCAAGAGGCTGGTGCAACAGCTGATATTGAGCTGGCTTACACCCTTGCTGATGGTTTAGAATATGTAAAAACAGGAATTGCAGCAGGAATGGATATTGATAGCTTTGCTCCAAGACTTTCTTTCTTTTGGGCAATAGGGATGAATCATTTTATGGAAATTGCCAAAATGCGTGCCGCCAGAATGCTTTGGGCAAAATTGATGAGTCAATTCAAACCAAAAAATCCTAAATCGATGTCTCTTAGAACGCATTGTCAAACAAGTGGGTGGAGTCTTACGGAGCAAGATCCTTTTAACAATGTAGGAAGAACGCTATTTGAAGCCATGGCAGCCTCTTTTGGAGGAACACAATCACTACATACCAATGCATTGGATGAGGCAATTGCATTACCCACAGATTTTTCGGCAAGAATAGCGAGAAACACTCAAATTTTTATTCAAAAAGAAACAGAAACTTGTAGAACGGTGGATCCATGGGGTGGCTCTTATTTTGTAGAAAATCTGACTAAAGAAATTGCTGATAAAGCTTGGAAACTCATTCAAGAAATAGAAGAACTAGGAGGGATGTCTAAAGCAATTGAGACCGGACTCCCCAAAATGAGAATAGAAGAAGCTGCTGCCAAAAAGCAAGCAAGAATAGATAGTGGTAAAGATATCATTGTAGGAGTAAATGCGTATCGCCTTGAAAAAGAAACGGCAATAGATACCCTTGAAGTTGATAACACTGCCGTAAGGATTGCACAAATAGAAAGACTCACAAAACTAAGAGCAGAAAGAAACGAAAAAGAAGTGCAAGATGCGCTAAACAAACTGAGTGAATCTGCCAAAACAGGTGATGGGAACCTACTGGCATTGTCTGTAGATGCTGCAAGAAAAAGGGCTAGTTTAGGTGAAATATCAGACGCTTTAGAGAAACATTTTGGGAGATTTAAAGCCGTAACAAGATCCATAAAAGGTGTGTATATGAAAGAAGCTAAGGGAGATGAGTATTTTCAAAAAGCCCTACAATTGAGTGACGAATTTGCAGAAATTGACGGAAGAAGACCGAGAATTATGGTTGCCAAAATGGGACAAGACGGTCATGATAGAGGAGCCAAAGTAATCTCCACAGCTTTTGCAGATTTAGGTTTTGATGTAGATATAGGTCCACTTTTTCAAACACCTCAAGAGGCAGCGAAACAGGCTGTTGAAAATGATGTTCATATTCTGGGGGTTTCTTCTTTAGCAGCAGGTCATAAAACTTTAGTTCCTAAAGTGATAGAGGAGTTAGAAAACCTAGGAAGAGAAGATATCATGGTAATAGCAGGAGGAGTGATTCCTCCGCAAGATTATGAGTATTTATATGAAGCTGGTGTTGCTGGTGTTTTTGGCCCAGGAACAGTGATTGCCAAAGCCGCTATTGAAATTTTACAAATATTGATTGATGCAAACAAGTAA
- a CDS encoding methylmalonyl-CoA mutase family protein has protein sequence MFETFEKQSAKSWHEKIITDLKGADFEETLIWQSDEGISVNPAYTKEDRTSNGLNFELGNWEIVENIHYQNEADTNGLILSLLNKGVSGLRIDFGGASNVDFSLLFQNVYVQNIGLTFVLKSHNFHLVNDFYQGLSSEEKETVVLRLDYDILSSFFQSGRMDLGAYFEGIKRVEKANFTYCIDLTYLQNSGARMFEQIAIGASLIQEYVEEFGKEVFNSLHIKLANGGNFFFEISKQRAFRNMIHFLAKEYDTTAQTFFSVENSLRNKTLYDPNVNMLRIGSEILSAALGGAQAIVSMPYDIVYKNPNEFSAHISRNQQIMLKEESNIHQVADAGNGAYYIETITSELEKKAYQFFQELEQESLKEYCNSGKLKSKLADHHLKDVERYECQEKPLLGTNLYPNPNDSLKEELEKELAPFANYHIPAMRIAWQDEQKRLDSEK, from the coding sequence ATGTTCGAAACTTTTGAAAAACAAAGCGCAAAGAGCTGGCATGAGAAGATTATTACAGACCTCAAGGGTGCTGATTTTGAGGAAACTCTTATTTGGCAATCTGATGAAGGTATATCAGTAAATCCGGCATACACTAAAGAAGATAGAACGAGCAATGGACTCAATTTTGAATTAGGGAATTGGGAAATTGTTGAAAATATTCATTATCAGAATGAGGCCGATACAAATGGACTTATTTTATCTCTTTTAAACAAAGGAGTTTCGGGATTAAGAATAGATTTTGGAGGAGCTTCAAATGTGGATTTTTCTTTGCTTTTTCAGAATGTTTATGTGCAAAACATCGGTTTAACTTTCGTATTAAAGTCCCATAATTTTCATTTAGTAAACGATTTTTACCAAGGTCTTTCTTCTGAAGAAAAAGAAACGGTTGTATTGCGATTAGATTATGATATTTTATCTTCATTTTTTCAATCTGGAAGAATGGATCTTGGGGCGTATTTTGAGGGGATTAAACGAGTAGAAAAGGCAAACTTTACTTATTGTATAGATCTTACTTATTTACAGAATTCTGGAGCAAGAATGTTTGAGCAAATTGCAATTGGAGCTTCATTGATACAAGAATATGTGGAAGAATTTGGAAAAGAAGTTTTCAATTCTTTGCATATAAAACTTGCCAATGGAGGAAACTTTTTCTTTGAAATCTCCAAACAGCGTGCATTCAGAAATATGATTCATTTTCTTGCCAAAGAGTATGATACTACTGCTCAAACATTTTTTAGTGTCGAGAATAGTTTAAGAAATAAAACTTTGTATGATCCAAATGTGAATATGCTAAGAATCGGGTCCGAAATTTTATCTGCGGCATTAGGTGGAGCTCAAGCAATAGTTTCTATGCCTTACGATATTGTGTATAAGAATCCTAATGAGTTTTCAGCGCATATTTCAAGAAATCAGCAAATAATGCTCAAGGAGGAATCTAATATACATCAAGTTGCAGATGCTGGGAATGGAGCTTATTATATAGAAACAATAACATCGGAGCTTGAAAAGAAAGCGTATCAATTTTTTCAAGAATTAGAGCAAGAAAGTCTAAAAGAATATTGTAATTCTGGGAAATTAAAATCCAAGCTAGCCGATCATCATCTCAAAGATGTGGAAAGATACGAGTGTCAAGAAAAACCTTTGTTAGGGACGAATCTTTACCCAAATCCAAATGATTCATTAAAAGAAGAATTGGAAAAAGAACTTGCTCCTTTTGCAAATTACCATATTCCAGCGATGCGAATTGCTTGGCAGGACGAACAAAAAAGATTGGATTCTGAAAAATAA
- a CDS encoding outer membrane beta-barrel protein → MKKGLITLLLFFVSISSFAQYEIRHHITAGISYSNLFAWNKDTFELAANEFVHEHAVSNPNIKQNYRKNDLAFKSVGKMNGFIGYRMTMDFNKRFSLDFGATLIRKSYDTEVNREIYNYDTHRDMYRLIPEFWFPSKQLMDYDEGFEAYFLEFPVKYKQNINSIISLYGGVTFGVLMYSNNKNKVLGVNRIDRTVSEGKTSYVIYQYNTNLATDISSSVGIDFNFYDNVAVFLQLDYGLMSIDNHRDSRIKFVGLRLGTAITFAKVH, encoded by the coding sequence ATGAAAAAAGGACTCATTACACTGCTATTGTTTTTTGTTTCAATCTCTTCTTTTGCTCAATATGAGATCAGACATCATATTACTGCTGGGATTAGTTATTCCAATTTATTTGCTTGGAATAAAGATACTTTTGAATTGGCGGCAAATGAATTTGTTCACGAACACGCAGTCAGTAATCCTAATATAAAACAAAATTATCGCAAGAATGATTTAGCTTTTAAATCAGTGGGGAAAATGAATGGTTTCATCGGTTATAGAATGACTATGGATTTCAACAAAAGATTTAGCTTAGATTTTGGAGCTACCTTAATCAGAAAATCTTATGATACAGAAGTCAATAGGGAAATTTATAATTACGACACACACCGAGACATGTATAGACTCATTCCAGAATTCTGGTTTCCGAGTAAACAGTTAATGGATTATGATGAAGGTTTTGAAGCATATTTCTTAGAATTCCCTGTAAAGTATAAACAAAATATTAATAGTATTATTTCTCTTTACGGAGGAGTCACTTTTGGTGTACTCATGTATAGCAATAACAAAAACAAAGTTTTAGGTGTTAATAGAATAGACAGGACAGTATCTGAAGGAAAAACAAGCTATGTAATCTATCAGTATAACACAAATTTAGCTACAGATATTTCTTCTTCTGTGGGAATCGATTTTAACTTCTATGACAATGTTGCTGTTTTCCTACAGTTAGATTATGGTTTAATGTCTATAGACAATCATAGAGATAGTAGAATCAAATTTGTGGGTCTCCGCTTAGGAACAGCAATTACTTTTGCAAAGGTTCACTAA
- a CDS encoding NAD(P)/FAD-dependent oxidoreductase, protein MHSQILIIGGGTGGIMTATKLKKEYPKAEIAIIEPSDKHYYQPAWTLVGANAYSYDKTVRPEASVMPKWANWIKDYAESFAPENNTCTLRSGKTITYDFLILSPGIQIDLDGIEGLAETMGKNGVCSNYVDPNYTWEVLKNFKGGNAIFTLPITPIKCGGAPQKIMYLADDYFVKSGVKEQTDVIFATPGGVIFGVTPFKEELERIIDKRKIHTQYNHAPIKIDGEKKEITFRLTAEEEGGCIITSDGKEVFANTEGNFEVTEKFDMLHLAPPQSAPDFIKNSPFANETGWIDVDINTLQHNKYPNVFALGDAAALPTAKTGAAIRKQAPVVAGNIKHLIESGKLGEKKYYGYSSCPLVTGYGKMLLAEFKYDNVRDSDPMLSKLMDTGKESWFMWVLKKYGLPYLYWNQMMKGKMMD, encoded by the coding sequence ATGCACAGTCAAATATTAATAATTGGTGGTGGTACAGGTGGAATAATGACCGCTACCAAACTAAAAAAGGAATATCCGAAAGCAGAAATTGCAATCATAGAACCTTCTGATAAACATTATTATCAGCCTGCATGGACATTGGTGGGTGCCAATGCTTATTCTTATGACAAAACCGTGCGACCTGAAGCTTCTGTAATGCCCAAATGGGCAAACTGGATTAAGGATTATGCCGAGTCATTTGCCCCAGAAAATAATACCTGTACACTTCGTTCTGGAAAAACTATTACTTATGATTTCCTTATTCTCAGCCCTGGAATCCAAATAGATTTAGATGGGATTGAAGGTTTGGCAGAAACTATGGGAAAAAATGGGGTTTGTTCAAACTATGTTGACCCTAACTATACTTGGGAAGTTCTGAAAAATTTCAAAGGTGGAAATGCCATTTTCACTTTACCCATTACGCCAATAAAATGCGGAGGAGCTCCTCAAAAAATCATGTATTTAGCAGATGATTATTTTGTAAAATCTGGTGTAAAAGAACAAACCGATGTTATTTTTGCCACTCCTGGTGGTGTAATCTTTGGAGTAACACCTTTTAAGGAAGAACTTGAGAGAATTATTGACAAAAGAAAAATACACACTCAATATAATCATGCCCCAATAAAAATTGATGGTGAGAAAAAAGAAATTACTTTCAGGCTCACCGCCGAAGAAGAAGGTGGTTGTATTATTACCTCAGATGGAAAAGAGGTATTTGCCAATACCGAAGGTAATTTTGAAGTAACCGAAAAATTTGACATGCTTCACTTGGCTCCGCCACAATCGGCTCCCGATTTTATTAAAAATTCCCCCTTTGCAAACGAAACAGGATGGATCGATGTAGATATAAACACGCTGCAACACAATAAATATCCGAATGTTTTTGCTCTTGGAGATGCCGCAGCACTACCTACTGCAAAAACAGGGGCAGCAATAAGAAAGCAAGCTCCAGTTGTTGCGGGAAACATCAAACATTTAATAGAATCTGGAAAATTAGGAGAGAAAAAATACTATGGATATTCTTCTTGTCCATTAGTAACTGGATATGGTAAAATGTTATTAGCAGAATTTAAGTATGATAATGTTCGAGACTCAGACCCCATGTTAAGCAAACTAATGGACACAGGTAAAGAATCTTGGTTTATGTGGGTACTTAAAAAATACGGACTTCCATATTTGTACTGGAACCAAATGATGAAAGGTAAAATGATGGACTAA